The Pseudodesulfovibrio sp. zrk46 genome contains a region encoding:
- the frr gene encoding ribosome recycling factor, translated as MQALIDDGKQRMNGAIAALNKEFDKLRTGRASTALVDNIVVDYYGTPTPVSQLASVSVPDPKTLTIQPWDKGAFAAVEKAILASDLGLTPNNDGSVIRITIPALTEERRKELVKVAKKYTEDCKIAIRNVRRDLNDQLKSMEKEKEISEDERKKGEGDVQKLTDDFVKQADTAAAAKEKEILAI; from the coding sequence ATGCAAGCTCTGATTGATGATGGAAAACAACGCATGAACGGCGCAATTGCCGCTCTCAACAAGGAATTTGATAAGCTGCGCACCGGTCGCGCTAGCACTGCTCTGGTGGATAATATCGTAGTGGACTACTACGGCACCCCCACTCCGGTCAGCCAGCTCGCCTCTGTCTCCGTCCCGGATCCCAAAACCCTGACAATCCAGCCTTGGGACAAGGGCGCTTTCGCAGCGGTTGAGAAAGCCATTCTGGCTTCCGACCTCGGCCTGACCCCCAATAACGATGGTAGCGTTATCCGCATCACCATCCCGGCTCTGACCGAAGAACGTCGCAAGGAACTCGTCAAGGTTGCCAAGAAGTACACTGAGGACTGCAAAATCGCTATCCGCAACGTACGTCGCGACCTGAATGACCAGCTGAAATCCATGGAAAAAGAAAAGGAAATCAGCGAAGACGAAAGAAAGAAAGGTGAGGGCGACGTGCAGAAGCTGACCGACGATTTCGTCAAGCAGGCTGACACTGCCGCTGCTGCCAAGGAAAAGGAAATCCTCGCAATCTAA
- the tsf gene encoding translation elongation factor Ts — MGITASQVKELREKTGAGMMDCKKALVESGGDEEKAIMYLREKGLSKAAKKAGRATSEGLVTPYVSEDGKTAVISELLCETDFVAKGDDFKSFAAALSEKIAGLDVTAGAAEDLPAEVADVTDLIAKLGENMGVGRFAKITTDGVLGLYSHSNNKLSAIVELKGSDDVELAKDIAMHVAAMNPSCITSDELPQDILEKEKALYLKQAMDEGKPENIAEKIVMGRLNKYFSEVCLVNQAFIKEDKKSVKDILGGAEVASFQRIALGEGAKAEESDED; from the coding sequence ATGGGTATCACCGCATCTCAGGTTAAAGAACTGCGCGAAAAGACCGGCGCTGGCATGATGGATTGCAAAAAGGCACTGGTTGAGTCCGGTGGCGACGAAGAAAAAGCAATCATGTACCTCCGCGAGAAGGGCCTGTCCAAGGCTGCCAAGAAGGCTGGCCGCGCCACTTCCGAAGGTCTCGTAACCCCCTACGTCTCCGAAGACGGCAAGACCGCTGTCATCTCCGAGCTTCTCTGCGAAACCGACTTCGTTGCCAAGGGCGACGACTTCAAGTCCTTCGCTGCTGCTCTGTCTGAGAAGATCGCTGGTCTGGACGTCACTGCCGGTGCAGCTGAAGATCTGCCCGCAGAAGTTGCCGACGTTACCGACCTGATCGCCAAGCTCGGCGAGAACATGGGTGTTGGCCGCTTCGCCAAGATCACCACCGATGGCGTTCTGGGCCTTTACTCCCACTCCAATAACAAGCTCTCCGCTATCGTTGAGCTCAAGGGTTCCGACGACGTAGAGCTGGCCAAAGACATCGCCATGCACGTCGCTGCCATGAATCCCTCCTGCATCACCTCTGATGAGCTGCCCCAGGATATCCTGGAGAAGGAAAAGGCTCTCTACCTGAAGCAGGCCATGGACGAAGGCAAGCCCGAGAACATTGCTGAGAAGATCGTCATGGGTCGTCTCAACAAGTACTTCTCTGAAGTCTGCCTCGTTAACCAGGCATTCATCAAAGAAGACAAGAAGTCCGTTAAGGACATCCTCGGCGGCGCCGAGGTCGCAAGCTTCCAGCGCATCGCCCTCGGCGAAGGCGCGAAAGCGGAAGAAAGCGACGAAGACTAA
- the pyrH gene encoding UMP kinase, with the protein MGKARYSRVLLKLSGEALAGEKQFGIDPEAIDQFAKEIAEVAATGLQMALVIGGGNIFRGMAASAKGMDRAQGDYMGMLATVMNALAVQDALEKNGCDTRVMTALNMAEVAEPYIRRRALRHMDKGRVVICAAGTGNPYFTTDSGAALRALELKCDAIFKATKVDGVYDKDPAKFDDAVKYETVSYIETLEKRLGVMDSTAISMARDNELPIVVFNLYEEGNIRRAANGDNIGTTVQGGD; encoded by the coding sequence ATGGGCAAAGCACGGTACAGCCGAGTATTACTGAAACTCAGCGGCGAAGCTCTCGCCGGTGAGAAGCAGTTCGGCATTGATCCCGAAGCTATCGACCAATTCGCAAAAGAGATCGCCGAAGTTGCAGCCACAGGCCTGCAGATGGCTCTCGTCATCGGCGGCGGCAACATCTTCCGCGGCATGGCTGCAAGCGCCAAGGGCATGGATCGTGCTCAGGGCGACTACATGGGCATGCTGGCCACGGTCATGAACGCACTGGCTGTCCAGGATGCACTGGAAAAAAATGGCTGCGATACCCGCGTCATGACTGCCCTCAACATGGCCGAAGTGGCAGAACCTTATATCCGTCGCCGCGCCCTGCGCCACATGGATAAGGGCCGCGTGGTCATCTGTGCAGCCGGTACCGGCAACCCCTATTTCACCACCGACTCTGGCGCCGCCCTCCGCGCGTTGGAACTCAAGTGCGACGCCATCTTCAAGGCCACCAAGGTCGACGGCGTGTACGACAAAGATCCCGCCAAGTTCGACGATGCCGTGAAGTACGAGACCGTTTCCTACATCGAAACCCTGGAAAAGCGTCTCGGGGTTATGGACTCCACTGCCATTTCCATGGCACGAGACAACGAACTGCCCATCGTGGTGTTCAACCTCTATGAAGAAGGCAACATCCGCAGGGCAGCCAACGGCGATAACATTGGAACGACTGTTCAAGGAGGAGACTAA
- the rpsB gene encoding 30S ribosomal protein S2: MAYVTMKQMLETGVHFGHQTRRWNPKMRPYIFGARNGIHIMDLQQTVKMFATAHDFIVDTVAKGGKVLFIGTKRQAQEAVAQEAERAGMPFVTHRWMGGTLTNFQTIKRSIDRLKNLEQMFEDGSISRYTKKEAVGMNREVKKLNLALGGIKDLGGAPKAAFVIDPKREHIAVQECRKLGIPVVAVVDSNCDPDLVDYIIPGNDDAIRAIKLFATHMADACIEGGAMQKDYAAKAAEEAKAPKAAAPAEEAPKTEEKAEA; encoded by the coding sequence ATGGCTTACGTAACTATGAAGCAGATGCTGGAAACCGGCGTCCACTTCGGCCACCAGACCCGCCGTTGGAACCCCAAAATGCGCCCCTACATCTTCGGCGCCCGCAACGGCATCCACATCATGGACCTGCAGCAGACCGTCAAGATGTTTGCTACCGCCCATGACTTCATCGTAGACACCGTCGCCAAGGGCGGCAAAGTGCTCTTCATCGGCACCAAGCGTCAGGCTCAGGAAGCTGTTGCTCAGGAAGCTGAGCGCGCTGGCATGCCTTTCGTCACCCACCGCTGGATGGGCGGCACCCTGACCAACTTCCAGACCATCAAGCGCTCCATCGATCGCCTCAAGAACCTTGAGCAGATGTTCGAAGACGGTTCCATCTCCCGCTACACCAAGAAGGAAGCAGTGGGCATGAACCGTGAAGTCAAGAAGCTGAATCTGGCTCTTGGCGGCATCAAGGATCTGGGCGGCGCACCTAAAGCAGCTTTCGTTATCGATCCCAAGCGCGAACACATCGCCGTTCAGGAATGCCGCAAGCTCGGTATCCCCGTTGTCGCTGTCGTCGACTCCAACTGCGATCCCGATCTGGTCGATTACATCATCCCCGGTAACGATGACGCTATCCGCGCCATCAAGCTGTTCGCCACCCACATGGCTGACGCCTGCATCGAAGGCGGCGCCATGCAGAAGGACTACGCAGCCAAGGCTGCCGAGGAAGCTAAAGCCCCTAAGGCCGCAGCTCCCGCTGAAGAAGCCCCGAAAACCGAAGAAAAGGCTGAGGCCTAG
- a CDS encoding spore photoproduct lyase family protein encodes MTKPVELPHHLRKIAHVFVDESMQDSLMANRVRERLAGTTHENIPWTVVPPEQDRIEFDKGDDQALYLKEYKGKFLRFCPGTRAYHCCGYRIIHIGENCPMRCSYCILQAYFQDRVLKIWANQNDLFSELANGFGADPNTRYRVGTGEFTDSLALEHLTGYSHDLVGFLNDFDNVVLELKSKVVDLTWMNAAKRTDRVLPAWSMNAPFVNEHEEFDVSTLRERLEAARTCAEAGFRVCLHFDPIIHYPGWKEGYAETIDMIFDYVKPEQIAYMSLGSFRCMPQLNPIIADNFPDTSYIYNEFVPGLDGKARLLRPLRVEQFKFMVDRLRSHGMDKQLYFCMESTEVWNEVFGYAPKDFGGLGKRLMEQAFND; translated from the coding sequence ATGACTAAACCTGTAGAATTGCCCCACCATCTGCGCAAAATCGCCCATGTATTCGTGGACGAATCCATGCAGGATTCACTCATGGCCAATCGCGTGCGGGAGCGCCTTGCCGGAACCACACACGAAAATATTCCTTGGACTGTAGTCCCGCCTGAGCAAGACCGTATTGAATTTGATAAAGGAGACGATCAGGCTCTCTACCTGAAAGAATACAAAGGCAAATTCCTGCGATTCTGCCCTGGAACGCGAGCCTATCACTGCTGCGGCTACCGCATCATCCACATTGGCGAAAACTGCCCCATGCGGTGTTCCTACTGCATTCTCCAAGCCTATTTTCAAGATCGCGTCTTGAAGATCTGGGCGAATCAAAACGACCTGTTCTCCGAACTTGCAAATGGATTCGGAGCCGATCCGAACACCAGATACCGGGTGGGAACTGGAGAGTTCACAGACTCCTTGGCTCTCGAGCACCTGACAGGCTATAGCCACGACCTCGTGGGTTTTCTCAACGACTTTGACAACGTGGTGCTGGAACTGAAATCCAAGGTCGTGGACCTCACATGGATGAATGCCGCTAAACGCACTGACCGCGTACTTCCTGCATGGTCGATGAACGCCCCCTTCGTCAATGAACACGAAGAGTTCGATGTATCCACACTGCGCGAACGTCTGGAAGCAGCACGCACCTGCGCCGAGGCCGGATTCCGGGTCTGTCTGCATTTCGATCCCATCATCCACTACCCCGGCTGGAAAGAGGGATACGCAGAAACCATCGACATGATCTTCGACTATGTAAAGCCGGAGCAGATCGCATACATGTCCTTGGGCTCGTTCCGCTGCATGCCGCAGCTCAATCCGATTATTGCGGACAACTTCCCGGACACCAGTTACATATATAATGAATTTGTTCCCGGCCTGGACGGCAAGGCACGACTTCTACGTCCCTTACGCGTTGAACAATTCAAATTCATGGTTGACCGCCTCCGTAGCCATGGCATGGATAAGCAACTGTATTTCTGCATGGAATCAACCGAGGTGTGGAACGAAGTTTTCGGATACGCTCCCAAAGACTTTGGCGGCCTTGGCAAACGCCTCATGGAACAGGCTTTCAACGATTAA
- the fusA gene encoding elongation factor G — protein MPDLKNQRTYALVGHGGSGKTTVAEMLLFNAGVVNRLGKVEDGNTVLDYEPEEIKRRGSIQPGFASYKWKKNDHFLIDTPGDSNFAGDLSYSLKAADGAVLVIDAVDGVKPLTRKVWAQIQGMSLPSMIVINKMDRDRADFDTAFNGISEALGARPALLYYPIGSKEDFKGVVDMLSGKALMFGEDNAVSEGEIPADIVDEVETIRETMVENIAESDEDLMEIYFEEGELTPEQITQGLKAGVASGELVPVVVAAALNNQGGQMILDSVQNLMPSPLEHPAWEGEEGERASSPDEPLSCFVFKTLADPFAGQLTIVRVLSGELNPDSHLLNASNGEKERVGQLLLTTGKESAQSKTAMGPGSIVTLAKLKNTKTGETLVAEKDDFKLVKPEKAPQLITFALAPAEKGDEDKVYAAVAKLLDEDITLTLSRDEESGDILLSGMGQNHIEISVEKAKRRYKADIVLKTPKVPYRETFKSPANEIQGRHKKQSGGRGQFGDCWINVTPRTSGDGYEFIDKIVGGSIPRQFIPAVDKGIQETAARGVLAGYPVIDFEITLYDGSYHNVDSSEMAFKVAGSLAFKKAAEKAQMALLEPVMLVTVAVPDAFMGDVIGDLSSRRGKVLGSDSQAGLTEVKAHVPMSEMLKYAPDLNSMTGGQGTFFMEFAAYEECPPQEAQKVIDAYKTAREAD, from the coding sequence ATGCCTGACCTGAAAAACCAGAGAACATACGCACTCGTCGGTCACGGCGGCAGCGGCAAGACCACTGTGGCCGAGATGCTTCTTTTTAACGCTGGCGTTGTAAACCGCCTCGGGAAGGTCGAAGACGGCAATACCGTCCTCGATTATGAGCCCGAGGAAATCAAGCGTCGCGGTTCTATTCAGCCTGGCTTTGCCAGCTACAAATGGAAAAAGAATGATCACTTTCTCATAGATACTCCCGGTGACTCCAATTTCGCTGGCGATCTTTCCTACAGCCTCAAGGCTGCGGATGGCGCCGTGCTGGTCATCGACGCCGTCGACGGCGTCAAGCCGCTGACCCGCAAGGTATGGGCTCAGATTCAGGGCATGAGCCTGCCTTCCATGATCGTCATTAATAAAATGGACCGCGACCGTGCGGACTTCGATACCGCCTTCAACGGCATTTCCGAAGCACTCGGCGCTCGTCCGGCTCTTCTGTACTATCCCATCGGTTCCAAGGAAGACTTCAAGGGCGTCGTGGACATGCTGTCTGGCAAGGCCTTGATGTTCGGTGAAGACAACGCCGTATCCGAGGGCGAGATTCCAGCTGATATTGTTGACGAAGTCGAAACTATTCGCGAAACCATGGTCGAAAATATCGCCGAGTCTGACGAAGATCTTATGGAGATCTATTTTGAGGAAGGCGAACTGACCCCCGAGCAGATTACTCAGGGCCTCAAGGCCGGTGTCGCTTCTGGCGAGCTGGTTCCGGTGGTCGTTGCCGCAGCCTTGAACAACCAGGGCGGCCAGATGATTCTCGATAGTGTGCAGAATCTGATGCCTAGCCCGCTGGAGCATCCAGCATGGGAAGGCGAAGAGGGCGAGCGCGCCAGTTCTCCCGACGAGCCCCTGTCCTGCTTTGTTTTCAAAACCCTTGCAGACCCGTTTGCTGGTCAGCTGACAATTGTTCGCGTCCTGTCTGGCGAACTTAATCCTGATTCCCATCTGCTCAACGCTTCCAACGGCGAGAAAGAGCGTGTTGGTCAGTTGCTGTTGACCACGGGTAAGGAGTCCGCTCAGAGCAAGACTGCTATGGGGCCTGGCTCCATCGTGACGCTGGCCAAACTGAAGAATACCAAGACCGGCGAGACCCTTGTGGCTGAGAAGGACGATTTTAAACTGGTTAAGCCCGAAAAGGCTCCTCAGCTTATTACCTTTGCGCTGGCTCCGGCCGAGAAGGGCGACGAAGATAAGGTCTACGCTGCAGTTGCCAAGTTGCTTGATGAAGATATCACTCTGACTCTGTCTCGCGACGAAGAGTCCGGTGACATCCTTCTCTCCGGTATGGGCCAGAACCATATCGAGATATCTGTTGAAAAAGCCAAGCGCCGCTATAAGGCTGATATCGTGCTGAAGACGCCTAAGGTTCCGTACCGTGAAACCTTCAAGTCTCCTGCCAACGAAATTCAGGGCCGTCATAAGAAACAGTCTGGTGGACGCGGTCAGTTCGGCGATTGCTGGATCAACGTTACTCCCCGGACTTCCGGCGATGGTTATGAGTTCATCGACAAGATCGTCGGTGGTTCCATCCCGCGTCAGTTCATCCCGGCTGTCGATAAGGGTATCCAGGAAACCGCTGCCCGCGGCGTGCTCGCAGGGTATCCGGTCATCGATTTTGAGATCACTTTGTACGACGGCAGCTATCACAACGTTGACTCCTCGGAAATGGCGTTCAAGGTTGCCGGTTCTCTGGCATTCAAAAAGGCCGCCGAGAAAGCACAGATGGCTCTCCTTGAGCCCGTCATGCTGGTGACCGTCGCGGTGCCCGATGCCTTCATGGGTGACGTTATCGGCGACCTGTCCTCCCGGCGTGGTAAGGTGTTGGGCTCTGACTCCCAGGCTGGGCTGACAGAAGTGAAGGCTCACGTGCCCATGTCCGAAATGCTCAAGTATGCTCCGGACCTGAACTCCATGACTGGTGGTCAGGGTACATTCTTCATGGAATTCGCTGCCTACGAAGAGTGCCCGCCCCAGGAAGCACAGAAGGTTATCGATGCTTATAAGACTGCCAGAGAAGCAGACTAA
- a CDS encoding ParB/RepB/Spo0J family partition protein produces MQLSNDVILIAPETVKAEAKHLFWTCNPDESLMKSINEFGQTTPILVSETGGEYELVAGHARLAALKDMGLPVLARLVQEANELDKGLLYLADNEHRTVDDGMRLTALRYFASQVDNKTLKQDILPRLCVKPKSKDAKLLLGWMTMPENWQGHLAAGNVPLAAGSTLGRMDEADLNALEPLFSRFSWSRSNAVNTINWLFETSKMNNQSIESTIQDAGLNEILSQGLSPKDAIARLTVAAKAIRYPEISKLQDTFSKATSELTTGTRWRMNQPNNFETGGAELTIQVKDAKQLAAAVKDLEAMAGMSTWETLWKLGEQDD; encoded by the coding sequence TTGCAGCTTTCAAATGACGTAATTCTGATCGCCCCCGAAACGGTCAAAGCCGAGGCCAAACATCTGTTCTGGACATGCAATCCAGATGAATCGCTGATGAAATCCATCAATGAATTCGGACAGACTACACCGATTCTGGTGAGCGAAACGGGCGGAGAATACGAACTCGTCGCAGGACATGCCCGACTGGCCGCACTCAAAGACATGGGGCTACCTGTGCTGGCGCGTCTGGTCCAAGAGGCCAACGAGCTCGACAAAGGCCTTCTCTATCTTGCTGACAATGAACACCGCACCGTGGACGACGGAATGCGCCTGACCGCCCTGCGCTACTTTGCTTCACAAGTAGACAACAAGACACTGAAGCAGGACATTCTGCCCCGTCTTTGTGTTAAGCCCAAGAGCAAGGATGCCAAGCTCCTTCTCGGCTGGATGACGATGCCGGAGAATTGGCAGGGGCACTTGGCCGCTGGCAATGTTCCTCTTGCCGCCGGCTCGACTCTTGGCCGCATGGATGAAGCTGATCTGAACGCCCTTGAGCCTCTGTTCTCCCGCTTCTCTTGGTCCCGCTCCAATGCAGTAAACACCATCAATTGGCTTTTTGAGACCAGCAAGATGAACAACCAGTCCATTGAGTCGACAATTCAAGACGCAGGACTAAACGAGATCCTTAGTCAGGGCTTATCTCCCAAAGACGCCATCGCAAGGCTCACTGTTGCCGCAAAAGCTATTCGCTATCCTGAAATATCCAAACTCCAAGACACATTCAGCAAAGCCACAAGTGAGCTGACCACTGGCACACGCTGGCGCATGAACCAGCCCAACAACTTTGAGACTGGTGGCGCAGAGCTGACCATTCAGGTCAAAGATGCCAAACAACTGGCTGCTGCTGTCAAAGACCTTGAGGCTATGGCTGGCATGTCCACTTGGGAAACGCTCTGGAAGTTGGGAGAACAGGATGACTAA
- a CDS encoding glycosyltransferase — protein sequence MKSPLSSDTTIEYKPDANMMQASYIPTDRFEELDHIDLDGVFNVLEIYCDNLLPDLEACLVFLLRILRDKEAASHPKTLEWITGLVRKAIALGPFHKQALDLAQRLTGDMTIDARLERMAYFDLDPQLLDFRSVMNDPAMMRRKRILLTDVLDRMSAHVIAASQLLQLEYYAGNNHPEWLENFNPPKFFQEEWKQRTFLHYAGLGDVERAMKLWPEIASQPISEIQLNLAAELHAKSGDTEQALALYERSLAIDPRQKPVRLRIEELRHPSPVNASLLDKHSVTICLYSWNKADDLQKTFESLAQTNIGPAKIRVLLNGCTDHSAEVVERARALFPDNDFDVVTLPINVGAPAARNWLGALPEVRQSDFVAYVDDDVELPSDWLVRYLSVMNTHPDTSVVGGKVVFGSEPRMIQYLHRRFSVVYPGMIKLTDQCQIAQMDFGQYDYICETDTVMGCCHLLRIAHMPDGPNFDIRYSPSQIDDIAHDLKLRVDGGKIRYCGLVRCIHHQNTGGGFKRKMTSAQLGQVIGNDMKLTAYLQQHSDRIKTLMNEAER from the coding sequence ATGAAATCCCCTCTGAGTTCCGATACTACTATTGAATACAAACCAGACGCAAACATGATGCAAGCCAGTTACATTCCGACAGATCGTTTTGAAGAGCTCGATCACATAGATCTCGATGGCGTTTTTAACGTCCTCGAAATCTATTGTGACAACCTTCTGCCCGACCTGGAGGCATGCCTTGTCTTTTTGTTGCGAATTCTGCGTGACAAGGAAGCTGCGTCCCACCCGAAAACTCTGGAATGGATAACGGGCTTGGTCCGCAAGGCCATCGCCCTCGGACCATTCCATAAGCAGGCGCTTGATCTGGCCCAACGACTGACAGGCGATATGACCATCGACGCACGACTCGAGCGCATGGCATATTTCGACCTTGATCCACAGCTACTCGACTTCAGATCCGTCATGAATGATCCAGCAATGATGCGTCGCAAACGAATCTTGCTGACGGATGTTCTGGATCGAATGTCCGCCCATGTCATTGCGGCATCCCAGCTTCTTCAGTTGGAATATTATGCTGGCAACAACCACCCTGAATGGCTTGAAAATTTCAATCCACCCAAGTTTTTTCAGGAGGAATGGAAGCAACGGACATTCTTACACTATGCCGGACTGGGAGACGTTGAACGCGCCATGAAACTCTGGCCAGAAATTGCTTCCCAGCCGATCAGTGAAATCCAACTTAATCTTGCAGCTGAACTCCATGCAAAATCGGGCGATACGGAGCAGGCACTGGCACTGTATGAAAGATCTCTTGCGATTGATCCGCGACAGAAACCTGTACGGCTGCGCATAGAGGAACTCAGGCACCCCAGCCCGGTCAATGCCTCCTTGCTGGATAAGCATTCAGTAACCATCTGCCTGTACTCATGGAACAAAGCAGACGATCTACAAAAAACGTTTGAGAGCCTGGCGCAAACCAATATTGGACCGGCTAAAATCAGAGTCTTGCTCAATGGATGCACAGACCACAGTGCTGAGGTCGTCGAAAGAGCCAGAGCGTTGTTTCCAGACAACGACTTCGACGTAGTAACTCTCCCAATCAATGTAGGCGCACCCGCCGCACGCAACTGGTTGGGGGCTCTGCCGGAAGTTCGTCAAAGTGATTTCGTGGCCTATGTCGATGATGACGTGGAACTGCCAAGCGATTGGCTGGTCCGTTATTTATCTGTAATGAATACTCATCCGGACACTTCAGTCGTAGGAGGCAAAGTTGTCTTTGGCTCCGAACCCCGAATGATCCAGTATCTGCATCGACGCTTCTCTGTGGTCTACCCCGGCATGATCAAACTGACCGACCAATGCCAGATCGCCCAAATGGATTTCGGCCAATACGATTATATATGCGAAACCGACACCGTCATGGGATGCTGTCATCTGCTTCGTATAGCTCACATGCCAGACGGCCCGAATTTCGACATCCGATACTCTCCTTCGCAAATCGACGACATCGCACATGACCTTAAGCTTCGTGTCGATGGAGGGAAAATACGATACTGCGGATTGGTTCGATGTATCCATCACCAAAATACCGGTGGTGGTTTCAAACGAAAAATGACAAGTGCGCAGCTTGGTCAAGTGATCGGAAACGACATGAAACTGACCGCGTATCTGCAGCAGCACAGTGACCGAATCAAGACGCTGATGAACGAAGCCGAAAGATGA